Proteins co-encoded in one SAR86 cluster bacterium genomic window:
- a CDS encoding peroxiredoxin encodes MATPKVGNKAPIFKGPCTGDQDINLNNLKGKNVVLYFYPKDSTPGCTTEGQNFRDLFSKFSKKNTVIFGVSRESIKSHEKFKSKESFPFDLISDPDEKICNQYDVIKEKSMYGRKYMGIDRSTFLIDANGKLRKEWRKVKVTGHAEEVLNSLDEL; translated from the coding sequence ATGGCAACACCTAAAGTTGGAAATAAAGCCCCTATATTCAAAGGGCCGTGCACTGGAGATCAAGATATTAACTTAAATAATTTAAAAGGAAAAAATGTAGTTCTGTATTTTTATCCAAAAGATAGCACTCCTGGCTGTACTACCGAGGGTCAAAATTTTAGAGACTTATTCTCTAAATTTTCTAAAAAAAATACCGTTATCTTTGGAGTTTCAAGAGAATCAATTAAATCTCATGAAAAATTCAAGTCTAAAGAATCTTTTCCCTTTGATTTAATTTCTGATCCAGATGAAAAGATTTGTAATCAGTATGATGTAATAAAAGAGAAAAGTATGTATGGAAGGAAATATATGGGAATAGACAGAAGTACCTTCTTGATAGATGCAAATGGAAAACTAAGGAAAGAATGGAGAAAGGTTAAAGTAACTGGTCATGCAGAAGAAGTGCTAAATTCTCTGGATGAATTATGA
- a CDS encoding AI-2E family transporter, with translation MGTLLNNIIKKVFFNEETVIFALLLLSFFLLLFLFGNVLMPILISVVIAFLLNGLVTWLSSIGLKRTWALIFSFFVFFGSYAAVFFLLPLIGSQINSLLNSLPSIVNSFQDSLINLSTSYPDIISPEAVSSFLANLTNQVNTILSQALSQLAGTISFAFNAVLYAVLIPLMVFFFVKDKSILLPLISTVLPKDHRLLDDIYIEMNEQLFNYVTGKSIEIIIIAIVSYIAFSFLNLPYAILLAILVGLSVIIPFFGAILVTIPVLLIGLAEWGVTDQFYWLLFIYLLIQILDGNLLVPLLFSARNNLHPVIIVVAVLFFNGIWGFWGLFFAIPLATFVKAIVNSWPKNNNLNLDS, from the coding sequence ATGGGTACATTATTAAACAACATCATTAAAAAAGTTTTTTTTAATGAAGAAACTGTAATTTTTGCCCTTCTTTTATTGTCTTTTTTCTTACTTTTATTCCTCTTCGGCAATGTATTAATGCCTATTCTCATAAGTGTTGTCATAGCATTTTTATTAAATGGCCTTGTTACCTGGCTTTCTTCTATAGGCCTTAAAAGAACCTGGGCTTTAATCTTTTCTTTTTTTGTTTTTTTTGGATCATATGCTGCTGTTTTCTTTCTCCTCCCTTTGATAGGATCTCAAATTAATTCTTTGCTGAATTCATTACCTTCTATTGTGAATTCTTTTCAAGATAGTCTTATAAATTTATCAACTTCTTATCCGGATATTATTTCTCCAGAAGCTGTGAGTTCTTTTTTAGCTAATCTTACTAATCAAGTAAACACGATTCTATCGCAAGCATTATCTCAACTTGCTGGCACAATATCCTTTGCCTTTAATGCAGTTCTTTATGCAGTCCTTATTCCATTAATGGTTTTTTTCTTTGTTAAAGATAAATCCATTCTTTTACCTCTTATATCAACTGTTCTTCCCAAAGATCATAGATTGCTTGATGATATTTATATAGAAATGAATGAACAACTTTTTAATTACGTAACAGGCAAATCTATAGAAATTATTATTATAGCAATAGTTAGTTACATAGCTTTTAGCTTCCTTAATCTACCTTACGCAATACTTTTAGCAATCTTGGTAGGTCTTTCAGTAATAATACCTTTCTTTGGTGCCATCCTAGTAACGATTCCAGTTTTATTGATAGGTCTTGCTGAATGGGGAGTGACTGATCAATTTTATTGGTTGTTATTTATCTATCTTTTAATCCAAATTTTAGATGGGAATCTTTTGGTGCCTTTATTATTTTCTGCAAGAAATAATCTTCATCCAGTGATTATCGTTGTAGCTGTATTATTTTTTAATGGCATTTGGGGATTTTGGGGTCTTTTCTTTGCCATTCCTCTAGCAACTTTTGTAAAAGCTATAGTTAATTCTTGGCCTAAAAATAATAATTTAAATTTAGATTCATAA
- a CDS encoding sulfurtransferase TusA family protein has product MKNATILDLTGLECPLPLLKTKVALNSLESGDILEVTTSDPTSWDDFTVFTKISGNLLVEANKLEDKYLFKIKKS; this is encoded by the coding sequence ATGAAAAACGCAACTATTTTAGATTTAACAGGATTAGAATGCCCTTTACCTTTGCTAAAAACAAAAGTGGCTTTAAATAGTCTTGAGTCAGGAGATATTCTAGAAGTAACTACCTCTGATCCAACTTCATGGGATGATTTTACTGTTTTTACTAAAATAAGTGGTAACCTACTTGTAGAAGCAAATAAACTAGAAGACAAGTATCTTTTTAAAATAAAAAAATCGTAA
- a CDS encoding M48 family metalloprotease, with protein sequence MPSNRKILSYIILTFCSIYLISAEEEKLPSLGDASSSAISLSTEYSLGRLWLAQMRNGIPQIEDSITQDYLEHLLYRLSEYSQLKDRRLELILIDQNTINAFAAPGGVIGVNGGLINQAETEAQLVSVLSHELAHLSQRHFARNLQRQQERGLANAFIILASIAVAAASSPDAVMAGQQILAQQALAYSRSNEQEADRIGFLNLTSAGFNPEGMPNMFRKLQDISRLSGRDSLEFLRSHPVTKSRISDSQNRANKIKSRNFNDSLEYYLIKQRVRVHFSSNLRQSITYYKQAVRKSKSEREKVIYNYGLALALSRDGKNNEALEMIRLSLNLKPKNLILQSSLLEIHFNAGHLLEAKALGKELLATNTDNYPLSMLYARILMDSQDYEEAEGVLKNLLTKRSTDLHVWYWLAEIQGLSRNTINLHRSRAEYFSLRGRYDEAIKHLRYALELVGNNFQLTQSIESRIEDFHVTKRSIKELS encoded by the coding sequence ATGCCATCAAATAGAAAAATTCTTAGCTACATAATTCTAACATTTTGTTCTATTTACTTGATTAGTGCAGAAGAAGAGAAACTGCCCTCTTTAGGAGACGCTTCTTCTTCAGCAATCTCTCTCAGCACTGAATATTCGTTAGGTAGACTTTGGTTAGCCCAAATGCGTAATGGCATTCCTCAAATTGAAGATTCGATAACTCAAGATTATTTAGAACATCTTTTATACAGATTGTCAGAATATAGCCAACTTAAGGATAGAAGGTTGGAACTTATTCTAATAGATCAAAATACTATCAATGCTTTTGCAGCACCCGGCGGTGTCATAGGAGTTAACGGAGGATTAATAAATCAAGCGGAAACGGAAGCTCAATTAGTGTCTGTTTTGTCTCATGAATTAGCACATTTAAGTCAACGACATTTCGCAAGAAACTTGCAAAGACAACAAGAAAGAGGACTAGCAAATGCCTTTATTATCCTGGCGAGTATTGCAGTAGCTGCAGCTTCAAGTCCTGATGCAGTTATGGCAGGACAACAAATTTTAGCTCAGCAAGCATTAGCCTATAGTAGAAGTAATGAACAAGAAGCTGACAGGATAGGGTTTTTAAACTTAACTTCTGCAGGATTTAATCCTGAAGGTATGCCAAATATGTTTAGAAAACTTCAAGACATCAGCAGATTAAGTGGTAGAGATAGCCTTGAATTTCTTCGTTCTCATCCAGTCACAAAGTCTAGGATTAGTGATTCTCAAAATAGAGCCAATAAAATCAAAAGCCGAAATTTCAATGATAGCTTGGAATACTATCTAATCAAACAAAGGGTAAGAGTTCACTTCTCAAGTAATTTAAGGCAATCTATAACCTACTACAAGCAAGCAGTTAGAAAATCAAAATCTGAAAGAGAAAAAGTAATATATAACTATGGACTAGCTTTGGCCCTGTCTAGAGATGGTAAAAATAACGAAGCACTTGAAATGATCAGATTGTCTCTCAATTTAAAGCCAAAAAACCTCATTCTCCAGTCAAGTCTTTTAGAAATTCATTTCAATGCTGGACATTTATTAGAAGCTAAAGCTCTAGGGAAAGAGTTGTTAGCTACAAATACAGATAATTATCCCCTATCTATGTTGTATGCAAGAATACTAATGGATAGCCAAGACTACGAAGAAGCTGAAGGGGTATTAAAGAACCTTTTAACCAAAAGATCTACAGATTTACATGTATGGTATTGGTTAGCTGAAATACAAGGATTATCAAGAAATACAATTAATTTACATCGATCGAGAGCTGAATATTTTTCTTTAAGAGGAAGGTATGATGAAGCAATCAAGCACTTAAGATATGCTTTAGAGTTAGTTGGAAATAATTTCCAACTAACTCAGTCAATTGAATCAAGAATTGAAGATTTTCATGTGACCAAGAGAAGCATCAAAGAATTAAGTTAG
- a CDS encoding histidine triad nucleotide-binding protein translates to MDALFQKIIDREIPADIIYEDDLSLVFKDINPIAPIHLLIIPKKQIAKIADAEESDQDILGHLMLVAGNVARQLGVEEAFRLVVNNGEGAQQSVFHLHIHLLAGREFNWPPG, encoded by the coding sequence GTGGACGCCTTATTCCAAAAAATAATCGATAGAGAAATACCGGCTGATATTATCTATGAGGATGATCTAAGTTTAGTTTTCAAGGACATTAATCCTATTGCTCCAATTCATTTATTAATAATCCCTAAAAAACAAATAGCAAAAATAGCAGATGCAGAAGAGTCAGATCAAGATATTTTAGGGCATCTTATGTTGGTGGCTGGAAATGTGGCTAGACAGTTAGGAGTTGAAGAAGCATTTCGCTTGGTTGTTAATAATGGAGAAGGAGCTCAGCAATCTGTTTTTCATCTTCACATCCATTTGCTTGCTGGAAGAGAATTTAATTGGCCTCCTGGCTAA
- a CDS encoding SDR family oxidoreductase produces the protein MARFEGKFAVISGGASGMGALTAKKFIEEGGSAVTIDINESEGEKIAAEIGEKCEFFKVDVTKQEDWDALEGHLGERFKTITTVVNAAGISEPATIEDETLEHWNRTHAINGTSVFLGCQFAVKAMKEAGGSIINFSSSLATRPKSFVLAYNYSKAGVLSITRTVALHCAELGYNIRCNAVQPGAINTPMVQRYLDAAEDPEVQLKEFAVQHPMNRIGEPEEVVSAVLFLASDDSSYTTGDSISVDGGVIAI, from the coding sequence ATGGCTAGGTTTGAAGGAAAGTTTGCAGTAATTTCAGGTGGAGCTTCTGGAATGGGTGCTTTAACAGCAAAGAAATTTATTGAAGAAGGAGGGTCGGCTGTAACTATAGATATTAATGAAAGCGAAGGAGAGAAGATCGCAGCTGAAATAGGAGAAAAATGTGAATTTTTTAAAGTAGATGTTACCAAACAGGAAGATTGGGATGCTTTAGAAGGACATTTAGGGGAAAGGTTTAAAACGATAACGACAGTTGTAAACGCTGCTGGTATTAGCGAGCCCGCAACAATAGAAGATGAAACTTTAGAGCACTGGAATAGAACTCATGCAATCAATGGTACCTCAGTCTTTTTAGGTTGTCAGTTTGCAGTCAAGGCAATGAAGGAAGCAGGCGGTTCTATTATTAATTTTTCTTCATCTTTAGCAACAAGACCAAAATCTTTTGTCTTAGCATATAACTACAGTAAGGCTGGAGTTCTTTCTATTACAAGGACAGTGGCCCTGCATTGTGCAGAGTTAGGCTATAATATTAGGTGCAATGCAGTCCAACCGGGAGCTATTAATACACCCATGGTACAAAGGTATCTAGATGCTGCAGAAGATCCAGAAGTCCAATTAAAAGAGTTTGCAGTTCAACATCCTATGAATAGGATTGGCGAGCCAGAAGAAGTAGTTTCAGCAGTTTTATTTCTAGCTTCTGACGATTCTTCATATACAACAGGTGATTCTATTTCAGTTGATGGCGGAGTTATAGCAATTTAA
- a CDS encoding glucose 1-dehydrogenase, producing the protein MSNLNNKVAIVTGGTSGIGRSCCQVLAEQGASIIVTGRNQERGVQTIDLIREAGGEGLFFEHDICSQESWVECIEFTKKSFDHIDILINNAGAFLIKSIEETSVDEFKSLIKTNVNSVFLGMKHVMPELDKAGGGAIVNVSSLMGVVGLEDGAAYCASKGAICGMTRSVALEAAANGRNIRINTMVPGVIWTEMLAEAFGEDEELKTNLMNLNPMKRMGQPTDIAQAILYLVSDESSFVTGTELIVDGGRGAGARGA; encoded by the coding sequence ATGAGTAATCTAAATAATAAAGTAGCCATAGTAACGGGGGGCACTTCTGGAATTGGTAGGTCATGCTGTCAAGTTTTAGCAGAACAAGGTGCAAGCATAATAGTGACTGGAAGGAATCAAGAAAGAGGAGTCCAGACAATTGATTTGATAAGAGAAGCAGGCGGAGAAGGATTGTTTTTTGAACATGATATTTGCTCTCAAGAAAGTTGGGTTGAGTGCATTGAATTTACTAAGAAATCATTTGATCATATCGATATATTAATAAATAATGCAGGAGCTTTTTTAATTAAGTCAATTGAAGAAACTTCAGTTGATGAGTTTAAATCTCTTATTAAAACAAATGTAAATAGTGTATTTTTAGGCATGAAACATGTAATGCCTGAATTGGATAAAGCAGGGGGAGGGGCTATAGTCAATGTTTCTTCTTTAATGGGTGTAGTAGGTCTCGAAGATGGAGCTGCTTATTGTGCTAGTAAAGGAGCTATATGCGGCATGACCAGATCTGTAGCTCTTGAGGCAGCTGCAAACGGCAGAAATATCAGAATTAATACAATGGTACCTGGAGTTATTTGGACTGAAATGTTGGCTGAAGCTTTTGGAGAAGATGAAGAATTAAAAACAAACTTAATGAATTTAAATCCAATGAAAAGAATGGGACAACCTACTGATATAGCTCAAGCTATATTATATTTAGTTTCTGATGAATCTTCATTTGTCACAGGCACTGAATTAATTGTTGATGGTGGTCGCGGTGCTGGAGCGAGAGGGGCTTAA
- a CDS encoding SDR family oxidoreductase: MPKLDGKIILVTGAARGIGEACVTKLLQEGAKVVATDVDENLLSKSISNWTDKYSESIRGCKLDVASEEEWNEVIAEIELTEGTLHGLVNNAGIVNLKPIEDLTLEEFNQTQDINLTGNFIGMKLVIDLMRRKNNSTGSIVNMSSLSGLTGTLYCGAYSASKGGNRLLTKAAALEIGAKGEFIRVNSMHPGVIMTPMQTEREGREEIWEGIRKTIPTGRLGEGEDIANGVCFLLSDASSFMTGAELTIDGGMRVALPGTSYNE, translated from the coding sequence ATGCCAAAATTGGATGGCAAGATAATCTTAGTTACTGGAGCTGCAAGAGGTATCGGCGAAGCATGTGTTACTAAGTTGTTGCAGGAAGGGGCCAAAGTCGTGGCAACCGATGTTGATGAAAACCTATTATCAAAGTCTATCTCTAATTGGACGGATAAATATTCAGAATCCATACGTGGATGCAAATTAGACGTAGCTTCTGAAGAAGAGTGGAATGAAGTGATTGCTGAAATAGAGCTAACAGAAGGCACTTTACATGGTTTAGTTAACAATGCTGGGATAGTTAACCTAAAACCTATAGAAGACCTAACTTTAGAAGAATTTAATCAAACTCAAGATATTAATCTTACAGGAAATTTTATAGGTATGAAGTTGGTAATTGATCTTATGAGAAGAAAAAATAATTCAACGGGAAGTATTGTAAATATGTCTTCTTTATCTGGTTTAACAGGCACTTTGTATTGTGGTGCTTATAGCGCTAGTAAAGGTGGAAATAGACTGCTAACTAAAGCAGCTGCTTTAGAAATAGGTGCTAAGGGAGAATTTATTAGAGTAAATAGTATGCATCCAGGGGTGATTATGACTCCAATGCAGACAGAGCGAGAAGGAAGAGAAGAAATTTGGGAAGGAATTAGAAAAACAATACCTACTGGTAGGTTAGGTGAAGGAGAAGATATTGCAAATGGGGTATGTTTTTTATTATCAGATGCGTCCAGTTTTATGACTGGAGCAGAATTAACAATAGACGGAGGCATGAGGGTAGCTTTACCTGGAACAAGTTATAATGAGTAA
- a CDS encoding aromatic ring-hydroxylating dioxygenase subunit alpha: MKKEDLDIVAKKLLSLVEGKTTTMATNEEAPFYVDIDTYTNTELFEREKRMLFKERPLLMAFSNDLPGNGDFITNEDTGIPILITRNSQGIIRAFLNVCRHRGARLEDVSCGKKPRGFVCPYHAWKYDHDGNLTSIYGEETFGEIDKSSHGLTELVAEEKYGMIYVRPTPGPSMSIDDILGDELGPQLGTWDLGNMHLVDRQIFTMPTNWKLALDTFCEGYHFGPLHAETIGDSTFSNLMTYDKYIYNHRVGFANKTILELNNVPESEWDSLQHFQFVYFLFPNVIILVSPDYINYFELYPGKEVNNHLTRFSLYKRSQMTTEKEKREAQEQYDFIYSVVEKDDYWVSENVMKGFNSGLHPHSIFGKNELSLIYMHQSFRDAVGLDPEDVELKRVK, encoded by the coding sequence ATGAAAAAGGAAGATTTAGATATAGTAGCTAAAAAGTTACTGAGTCTTGTAGAAGGAAAAACTACAACAATGGCAACTAATGAAGAGGCTCCATTTTATGTAGACATTGATACTTACACAAATACAGAGCTTTTTGAAAGAGAGAAAAGAATGTTATTTAAAGAAAGGCCTTTGCTGATGGCTTTTTCTAATGATCTTCCAGGAAATGGAGATTTTATAACTAATGAAGATACAGGTATTCCAATTCTAATAACCAGAAATTCACAAGGTATAATTAGAGCTTTCTTAAATGTCTGTCGTCATAGAGGGGCAAGGTTGGAAGACGTTTCATGTGGAAAAAAACCGAGAGGATTTGTCTGTCCTTATCACGCTTGGAAATATGATCATGATGGCAATTTAACCTCTATTTATGGAGAGGAAACTTTTGGAGAAATAGATAAATCTTCTCATGGACTGACTGAATTAGTAGCCGAAGAGAAGTACGGTATGATCTATGTTAGACCAACTCCTGGACCTTCAATGAGTATTGATGATATTTTAGGTGATGAGCTAGGTCCTCAATTGGGTACTTGGGATTTGGGTAATATGCATTTAGTTGATAGACAAATCTTTACCATGCCTACTAACTGGAAATTAGCATTAGATACTTTTTGTGAAGGATATCATTTTGGGCCCCTTCATGCAGAAACGATAGGTGACTCCACTTTCAGCAATCTAATGACCTATGATAAATATATTTATAATCATAGAGTTGGATTTGCTAATAAAACAATCTTAGAATTAAATAATGTACCAGAATCAGAATGGGATTCGCTGCAACATTTTCAGTTTGTTTATTTTTTATTTCCAAATGTAATCATATTAGTTAGTCCTGATTATATAAATTATTTTGAATTGTACCCAGGAAAAGAAGTGAATAATCATCTGACAAGGTTCTCTCTGTATAAAAGGTCTCAAATGACAACCGAAAAAGAAAAAAGAGAAGCTCAAGAGCAATATGATTTTATATATAGTGTAGTTGAAAAGGATGATTATTGGGTGAGCGAGAATGTAATGAAAGGTTTTAATTCTGGTTTGCACCCGCATTCTATTTTTGGTAAAAATGAATTATCTTTAATTTATATGCACCAATCTTTTCGAGATGCTGTAGGCCTTGATCCAGAGGATGTAGAATTAAAAAGAGTTAAATAA
- a CDS encoding VOC family protein, producing MKIIQHNIIQYAYMCKDMDSLNNHCLKWAEAHGAGPFWIMENLKPEGVTYKGEPCELDMTFAFAQSGDVQIEFMVQHNQGPSTFRDMFSEDEEGFHHWAIFVPNYEEEYNRLTGLGYEETTAFSTSARVAFLDAEKDLGGHIELYEENPGTQAVFDLFVESHKNWDGKDPIRPLPIG from the coding sequence ATGAAAATTATACAACATAACATAATTCAATATGCCTATATGTGCAAAGATATGGATTCCTTAAATAACCATTGCTTGAAATGGGCAGAAGCCCATGGAGCAGGCCCATTCTGGATCATGGAGAACCTTAAACCTGAGGGAGTTACATATAAAGGAGAACCTTGTGAATTAGATATGACTTTTGCTTTTGCTCAATCAGGAGATGTCCAAATAGAATTTATGGTTCAACACAATCAGGGGCCATCTACATTTAGAGATATGTTCTCAGAGGATGAAGAAGGATTCCATCATTGGGCTATATTTGTTCCTAATTATGAAGAAGAGTACAACAGACTTACTGGTTTAGGTTACGAAGAAACAACAGCTTTTTCCACTTCAGCTAGAGTAGCTTTTTTAGATGCAGAGAAAGATCTTGGTGGGCATATAGAACTTTATGAAGAAAATCCTGGTACTCAAGCAGTATTTGATTTATTCGTAGAAAGTCATAAGAATTGGGACGGTAAAGATCCTATTAGACCTTTACCTATAGGATAA
- a CDS encoding cytochrome P450, producing MATNYIDKSKPLSELKLFDKEILECPYHHNQELRDKAPVYQDGDTGIFLVSKYELVKEAARKKDVFSNEFGLNSETSSHPPAVMEAMKRQANMGKGTLLTIDDPEHKKYRSLVKDFFIPEKIAAYEGWILDFADKQIDKFADEGKCEFIESFARPLPLSVILHVLGIPLERFDDCFKWTVDSVTALSGVANEEELIAAHHGVADQHAFFAEEIKARRKSPKEDLLTVIASARYEDERELSIEECISFCTQFLVAGNETTTATLAEGMRQICQHKDQQDILKNDRSLITNFVDESLRLATPTSNMWRIAKEDTELGGVSIPAGSQMLLKYFSSNHDEEVFDDPLKFDVTRENARSHIAFGFGIHVCIGQLLSKQEMKNGWEMLFNKLENFSLATDSEELKYMPNILLRGLEEIPITFDRI from the coding sequence ATGGCTACTAATTACATAGATAAATCAAAACCGCTTAGTGAGTTAAAACTCTTTGATAAAGAAATTCTAGAATGTCCTTATCATCACAATCAAGAGCTGAGAGACAAAGCTCCTGTTTATCAAGATGGGGATACTGGTATTTTTCTAGTTTCTAAGTATGAGTTAGTAAAAGAAGCCGCTAGGAAGAAGGATGTCTTCTCTAATGAATTTGGGCTTAATTCAGAAACAAGCTCTCATCCTCCTGCTGTCATGGAGGCCATGAAAAGACAAGCAAACATGGGAAAAGGAACTTTACTAACGATAGATGATCCAGAGCATAAAAAATACAGATCTTTGGTTAAAGACTTCTTTATACCAGAAAAAATTGCTGCCTACGAAGGATGGATTTTAGATTTTGCAGATAAACAAATAGATAAATTTGCTGATGAAGGTAAATGCGAATTTATTGAATCTTTTGCTAGACCTCTTCCATTATCAGTAATACTTCATGTTTTAGGAATTCCATTGGAAAGATTTGATGATTGCTTCAAATGGACTGTTGATTCTGTCACGGCTCTATCGGGAGTTGCTAATGAGGAAGAACTAATAGCAGCCCATCATGGAGTTGCTGATCAACATGCTTTTTTTGCTGAAGAAATAAAAGCTAGAAGGAAAAGTCCTAAAGAAGATCTATTAACAGTAATAGCTTCAGCGAGATATGAAGATGAAAGAGAACTAAGCATAGAAGAATGCATCTCTTTCTGCACTCAATTTCTTGTTGCCGGTAATGAAACAACTACGGCTACGCTAGCAGAGGGAATGAGGCAGATTTGTCAGCATAAAGATCAACAAGATATTCTTAAAAATGATAGATCATTGATAACTAATTTCGTTGACGAATCTTTAAGATTAGCAACTCCTACTTCAAATATGTGGCGAATTGCTAAAGAGGATACTGAGCTTGGAGGAGTGTCCATCCCAGCTGGAAGTCAAATGCTTTTAAAGTACTTCTCTTCAAATCATGATGAAGAAGTATTTGATGACCCTTTGAAGTTTGATGTTACTAGAGAAAATGCAAGATCACATATAGCCTTTGGATTTGGTATTCATGTCTGCATTGGTCAATTACTATCAAAACAAGAAATGAAAAATGGATGGGAAATGTTGTTTAATAAGTTAGAAAATTTTAGTTTAGCTACTGATTCCGAAGAGTTAAAATATATGCCAAATATCTTATTAAGAGGACTTGAAGAAATTCCAATTACTTTTGATAGAATTTAA
- a CDS encoding limonene-1,2-epoxide hydrolase family protein — MSNSKVITDFIAAWNQMDFDSISESLDENVLYHNIPMEPLQGKEAALGFLRSLSECESIFWELLFIAENRGVVLTERVDNFNYKDGRKISLPVMGTFEIKDGKIIKWRDYFDLSTFQKQIMGES, encoded by the coding sequence ATGTCTAATTCCAAAGTTATAACCGATTTTATAGCAGCCTGGAATCAAATGGACTTTGATTCGATATCTGAAAGTTTGGATGAAAATGTTTTATATCATAATATTCCCATGGAACCGCTCCAAGGTAAAGAAGCAGCTCTTGGTTTTCTTAGGAGTCTTTCAGAGTGTGAATCTATATTTTGGGAACTTTTATTCATAGCTGAGAATCGAGGTGTAGTGCTCACTGAAAGAGTTGATAATTTTAACTATAAAGATGGTCGTAAAATTAGTCTTCCAGTTATGGGAACTTTTGAAATTAAAGATGGTAAAATAATTAAGTGGAGAGATTATTTTGATCTTTCTACTTTTCAAAAACAAATCATGGGAGAGTCTTAA
- a CDS encoding acyl-CoA dehydrogenase family protein produces the protein MDLKFDQEELAFQKEVKDFLKTELPAHLVSAAKKSSAVFPEKEVALEWQSILAKKGWLVPSWPEEYGGTNWNPAQKYIFARELAEAEAPSIIPMGLAMLGPVLLGYGTKEQKDYYLPRMISGEDYWCQGYSEPGSGSDLASLQCKAEVKDDKYIINGTKIWTTHAHYANKIFCLVRTDNQNKPQAGITFLMVDMDQPGIKVEPIITLAKDHDVNQVVFNNAEAKITDRIGEEGEGWTVAKYLLEFERGGGVVSARAFKAINFAKKLAENIKGDEGINLISSSEYLQKFADLEIRAQAVQYTELRGLSAMKDGGRPGPESSMMKNLGADLQQDISELALEIIGYYGNAFQDTSYGSNTIAIGHESYLTIAGSYQNLRAASVYGGSREVQKNIIAKAVLGL, from the coding sequence ATGGATCTAAAATTTGATCAAGAAGAATTAGCTTTTCAAAAAGAAGTTAAGGATTTTCTTAAAACCGAACTACCTGCTCACCTCGTGTCAGCAGCTAAGAAATCTAGTGCAGTTTTCCCTGAAAAAGAAGTTGCTCTTGAATGGCAATCTATCCTTGCCAAGAAAGGTTGGCTGGTTCCTTCCTGGCCAGAAGAATATGGTGGAACAAATTGGAATCCAGCTCAAAAGTATATTTTTGCTAGAGAACTCGCTGAAGCTGAAGCACCCTCCATTATTCCCATGGGTCTTGCTATGTTGGGGCCTGTTTTACTAGGTTATGGAACTAAGGAACAAAAAGACTATTATCTTCCAAGAATGATAAGCGGAGAGGATTATTGGTGTCAGGGATACAGTGAACCAGGTTCAGGTTCTGATTTAGCAAGTTTACAATGTAAAGCGGAAGTAAAAGATGATAAATATATTATTAACGGTACAAAAATTTGGACTACTCATGCGCACTACGCAAATAAAATATTTTGTCTTGTCAGAACTGATAACCAAAATAAACCTCAAGCTGGTATAACATTTCTCATGGTAGATATGGACCAACCTGGTATAAAAGTTGAACCAATTATAACTCTTGCTAAAGATCATGATGTTAATCAAGTTGTGTTTAATAATGCTGAAGCTAAAATAACCGACAGAATAGGTGAGGAAGGAGAAGGTTGGACAGTAGCTAAGTACCTTCTAGAGTTTGAAAGAGGTGGAGGAGTGGTTTCTGCTAGAGCCTTTAAGGCCATCAATTTTGCTAAGAAATTAGCTGAGAATATAAAGGGAGATGAAGGGATTAATCTAATCAGTTCTTCGGAATATCTACAAAAATTTGCTGATCTGGAAATTCGTGCTCAGGCAGTTCAGTACACAGAGCTAAGAGGTCTTTCGGCAATGAAAGATGGGGGCAGACCTGGTCCTGAATCTTCTATGATGAAAAATCTGGGAGCAGATCTTCAACAGGATATCTCTGAATTAGCCTTGGAAATTATCGGTTACTATGGAAATGCTTTTCAAGACACAAGCTATGGCTCTAACACAATAGCTATAGGACATGAGTCATATTTAACCATAGCTGGATCTTATCAAAATCTAAGAGCTGCTAGCGTTTATGGGGGTTCTAGAGAAGTTCAAAAAAATATTATTGCGAAGGCAGTTTTAGGCTTATAG